The Nostoc flagelliforme CCNUN1 genome includes a window with the following:
- a CDS encoding transposase has product MTPNKNDCIPEQFRFGLVKSCPVVVNFNGEPVTSDAGLILIAELDRKREITSRLAACFKDYREPNKILHPVNGLIAQRIYGLIMGYEDVNDHETLRHDGIFALAVGKAINLEQEPITLAGKSTLNRIEHCPEDISSRADSRYHRIEHDASAIETLLVELFLVVEFFETLFPPSPDLKNDAAVFVDNSVWYCSLDYQTLDSWSRQRRVVAKVEYSYKEVDTRFVVTLLPVNKIPPGRLYTQKYCPRGNMENCLKEQKLGLHSDRTSTHTFEGNQLRLWFASIAYILMNALREQCLAKTEFKNATVEIIRTKLLKLGAVITIRKRRILIAISSACPYKEIFAMVYKSLSQLPCPG; this is encoded by the coding sequence ATGACCCCAAATAAAAACGATTGTATACCGGAACAGTTCAGATTTGGACTAGTAAAATCATGTCCAGTTGTAGTTAATTTCAATGGTGAGCCTGTAACATCTGATGCAGGATTAATATTAATTGCGGAACTAGATAGAAAAAGAGAAATAACATCACGGCTGGCAGCATGTTTTAAAGATTACCGAGAGCCAAACAAAATTCTGCATCCAGTTAATGGCTTAATTGCACAAAGAATATATGGCTTAATCATGGGCTATGAAGATGTAAATGACCATGAAACTCTACGCCATGATGGGATATTCGCACTGGCAGTAGGAAAAGCAATTAATTTAGAACAAGAACCAATTACTCTGGCTGGAAAAAGTACCTTAAATCGGATCGAGCATTGTCCAGAAGATATCTCTTCAAGAGCAGATAGCCGATATCACCGTATTGAACATGATGCATCAGCCATAGAAACACTCCTAGTTGAGCTATTTTTAGTAGTCGAGTTTTTTGAAACCTTATTTCCTCCATCACCAGATTTAAAGAACGACGCAGCAGTATTTGTTGATAACTCAGTTTGGTATTGCTCTCTTGACTATCAAACTCTAGATAGTTGGAGCCGTCAGCGTCGTGTTGTCGCCAAAGTTGAATATAGCTATAAAGAAGTCGATACTCGCTTTGTAGTTACTTTGCTCCCTGTTAATAAAATCCCGCCAGGGCGACTTTATACTCAAAAGTACTGCCCGCGCGGGAATATGGAAAATTGTTTAAAAGAACAAAAGCTAGGGTTACATAGTGATAGAACAAGTACCCATACGTTTGAAGGGAATCAATTACGTTTGTGGTTTGCGTCTATTGCTTATATTTTGATGAATGCTCTACGAGAACAATGTTTAGCAAAGACGGAATTCAAAAATGCAACTGTTGAGATTATACGCACAAAATTATTGAAGCTAGGAGCCGTCATTACTATTAGGAAACGACGAATTTTAATCGCAATTAGTAGTGCCTGCCCTTATAAAGAGATTTTCGCAATGGTTTATAAGAGTTTATCTCAATTACCTTGCCCTGGCTGA
- a CDS encoding ELKS/Rab6-interacting/CAST family protein — protein sequence MQAGYKNFEEYCQRELYAWGGYRRINQLLGAKKVIDAVGELGGHIKNERQARPLLRLVKEPEKLKQAVAIALKDNPSPSESDFAAAANIVVPQLRRKKQSIQEPMVPEIQEPVVPQKAIVTVSQQSHPRYGEEGTIEADAPNRWQQIVTFADGERLLINNADLDAASVPFSRGRNYRPEYTEAIAAIEERHKQELERLQQELRIGLQSEATARAEEQVSEQIQSLQNLYKQQREQNIQLQQRLDEMESLRQLETENQQLLSRIQELENAVQQHSVQQWGNTMTQQATKALNKQVKQALEKTIDLRSLAVEPPKENAQECLRLMGMALKNLSEAMNNTQALEAAAIILGSEPTPIAIAYRAEQLEMLPQAVSDIRRVLAQPGCTWQDYWAVAQEYEVIKADYWAELTTEETELITALEIASHPPVIQVGSIVAYADPYYTLYLARGEVVEDLGEDEVVVAWDHWKNEGKKTSRYFRNELRFWQGENK from the coding sequence GTGCAAGCTGGCTATAAAAACTTTGAAGAATACTGCCAGCGTGAGTTATACGCCTGGGGTGGATACCGACGAATCAACCAATTGCTAGGAGCCAAAAAGGTCATAGACGCAGTTGGCGAGTTGGGGGGACACATCAAGAATGAGCGTCAGGCTCGTCCGTTACTTCGCTTAGTCAAGGAACCAGAGAAATTAAAACAAGCTGTAGCGATCGCTCTCAAAGATAACCCTTCCCCTAGTGAATCAGACTTTGCGGCTGCTGCAAATATTGTGGTTCCTCAACTTCGACGCAAAAAACAATCTATTCAGGAACCAATGGTTCCCGAAATTCAAGAACCAGTGGTTCCTCAAAAAGCCATTGTCACAGTTTCACAACAGTCCCATCCAAGATATGGAGAAGAGGGAACCATTGAGGCAGACGCACCGAATCGCTGGCAACAGATTGTCACCTTTGCTGATGGCGAGAGGCTGCTGATCAATAATGCTGATTTAGATGCCGCTAGTGTCCCATTTTCCAGAGGGCGGAACTATCGACCAGAATATACCGAAGCGATCGCTGCTATTGAAGAACGCCATAAACAGGAGTTAGAGCGCTTACAGCAGGAATTAAGAATTGGGCTACAGTCAGAAGCTACAGCCAGAGCCGAAGAACAAGTAAGTGAACAAATCCAATCCTTGCAAAATCTGTACAAGCAGCAGAGGGAGCAGAATATCCAATTACAGCAACGGCTGGATGAGATGGAATCACTACGGCAGTTAGAAACTGAGAATCAACAACTCCTTTCTCGCATTCAGGAATTAGAAAACGCCGTACAACAGCATTCTGTCCAACAGTGGGGAAATACCATGACGCAACAGGCGACCAAAGCGTTAAACAAGCAAGTTAAACAAGCTCTGGAGAAAACCATTGATCTGCGATCGCTGGCTGTTGAACCCCCCAAGGAGAACGCCCAAGAATGTCTGCGCTTGATGGGTATGGCGTTGAAGAACCTAAGCGAAGCGATGAACAATACCCAAGCGTTAGAGGCTGCGGCAATCATTCTGGGGAGTGAGCCGACACCTATTGCTATCGCATATCGAGCCGAGCAACTGGAAATGCTACCCCAAGCAGTCAGTGATATTCGGCGGGTGCTTGCACAGCCTGGGTGTACTTGGCAGGACTATTGGGCAGTGGCACAAGAGTACGAGGTAATAAAAGCAGACTACTGGGCAGAACTTACCACCGAGGAAACAGAATTAATCACTGCTCTCGAAATTGCTTCTCATCCTCCGGTGATCCAAGTCGGCTCTATCGTTGCTTATGCTGATCCCTACTACACCTTATATCTAGCTAGAGGTGAGGTTGTGGAGGATTTGGGCGAGGATGAGGTGGTGGTTGCCTGGGATCACTGGAAGAACGAAGGTAAAAAAACAAGCAGGTATTTTAGAAACGAGTTGAGATTCTGGCAAGGTGAGAACAAGTAG
- a CDS encoding IS5 family transposase, which translates to MSKAYPSNLTRVQYEFLSEMIPEPKPGGRKREVDIWEVLNGIFYVLVEGVRWRSLPGDFPAWQTVYTYFRNWRKDGTWLEIHDTLRQWTRIEQERHSSPSEAIIDSQSVKTAAMVHKAVGYDAGKKIKGRKRFMTVDTLGLVLRVLVTAASVGEREGGKKVLKRVKQSSNQVSRLTTIWVDGGFNGDPFMQWVMDFCRWIVQVVLRPEQTKGFVLLKKRWVVERTFGWLMGCRRLVRDYELLPETSETFIYLAMIRIMVRRLA; encoded by the coding sequence ATGAGTAAAGCATACCCCAGCAATCTGACCCGTGTTCAATATGAATTTCTGAGTGAGATGATTCCAGAACCAAAACCTGGTGGTCGCAAGCGTGAAGTTGATATATGGGAAGTCCTTAACGGAATTTTTTATGTCTTGGTAGAAGGAGTTAGATGGCGATCGCTACCGGGTGACTTTCCCGCATGGCAGACAGTGTACACCTATTTTCGTAATTGGCGCAAAGATGGAACTTGGCTAGAAATTCACGATACACTCCGGCAGTGGACGCGAATTGAGCAGGAGCGCCATTCGAGTCCATCAGAGGCAATCATTGATAGTCAAAGTGTGAAAACTGCTGCAATGGTACATAAAGCTGTGGGCTACGATGCGGGCAAGAAAATAAAAGGGCGCAAGCGATTTATGACAGTTGATACCTTGGGTTTAGTTTTGCGGGTCTTGGTAACAGCAGCCAGTGTGGGTGAGCGTGAAGGGGGCAAAAAAGTTCTTAAACGGGTAAAGCAATCTAGCAACCAGGTTTCTCGTTTGACAACCATTTGGGTGGATGGCGGCTTTAATGGTGATCCGTTCATGCAGTGGGTGATGGACTTCTGTCGTTGGATTGTGCAGGTGGTTCTGCGACCAGAACAAACCAAGGGTTTTGTGCTGCTCAAAAAACGTTGGGTCGTGGAGCGGACTTTTGGTTGGTTAATGGGGTGTCGGCGATTGGTTAGAGACTATGAATTATTGCCTGAAACATCGGAGACATTTATCTACCTTGCCATGATTCGGATCATGGTGAGGCGATTAGCATAA